ctcttgatgaattgatccctttatcatctAATCTGGTGTTAGCTATTTGCCCTACCTACCTCATGTCTgttatggaaaaagaacaaaagaacagtTTGGAAAGTATACAGCAAACAGAAGGTAAGATGTCTGATGACAGAGGAAGTTAAAATAACTTTAATGAATTTTCTGAACTATCTGTAAGTTATATCTATGCCTGTCTCCAACTACTCATATAAATGAGGTTTGCCTATGTTTTATCAGATCcttagatataatttattgttggGAAATACAGAACAAATTAGCAGTATTATTACCCTCCACAACTCCCTGTGAGGTAAGTCTTACTGATTTAGGGATAAGAAGGAAGGCACATGGAGGATCTGCCTCAGAAACCAAACTTAAGATAGATATCCCAGCCTGTTGTTGACTTCTTTAACAGGGCATTTTATTCCGACATAATTATGCCTGCTGACTCAGATATGAACTTGCTTTATTCTAAGAAATGGAGATTACAATCAGAAGAATACTTGAATTCAATTTggttccttctcctcttctccatgTAAGAAATGAGAGTGTATTATAAAGCTTGATCTTTGAATAGTCCTTTCAACAACACTATCTCAAGCCCATACTTTCTAGTGTCCTTTCTAGCAATGAAGCATGATGGAACAGGCACTCAGTTAAGTCTGAAGAATAAGACTGCATGTGAAGAATTTTGAAACTATAGCCCCACGACCTACTTGCAGGTAAAAAAAATCTGTCACTGTTTAATTTTGACAAACTACACTTACCAGAAAGGAAATGCAGACTACACAGTCCATAGCCTCATTAGGATGAGAGTGAAAAATGGCCCAAGTAGTCCATTATGCCCTTTTTAGAAAATCACACACAATTAACAAATGTGTTATCCTGTGTCAATACCCCAAGGATACGACAACCAGACAACCAGCCAACAACTTAGCCTTCTATCCTTCAAGTCCTAGGCAAGACCACCAATGGACTACATTGGCCCAAAATATTAGAAAGAGTTCTTCATGTACATTTAAAACTAGTGCTTCAAAAACAAACTCCAAGACAATTCAGGAGTCATTTAATGAAAGACTTTGGTCTAGAAGGCTATCAGCAATCACCTATCCAATTCCTTTCATGTAAGATGGAGAAACTAAGAACCAAAGAGAGCAAATGGCTCACCCAAGGTTCTATCACTACTTAATGACAGATATGGGAATAGAATCTAAGTTTCCTGAGCCTTTTTTTGTCCCCATTTgcctctcatttttaaaataactttttcttagggtgcctgggtggctcaatcggatGAGCATCCTAATTTcagcctcaagtcatgatctgagtcaggggatcaagccccaggtcgggctccacAATtagcatggagcttacttagagtctcattctcattctctctgtctcgctctcaaaaaaaaaaaaaaaaaaaaaaatttctctctctctctctgcccctctttctctaaagtaaaaacaaaaaaaaaagttttcttttctgaattatgCAAAATTTATTTGGATAGGGGTTAGAGAACTAAGGTGTAGTGGTCTGAGTGATGGCCCCCCAAGAGACCCAAGTCCTAATCCCTTGAACCCATGAATATTATTTCATAGGGCAAAGGTGTGACTAAAagatgtgaggggcgcctgggtggctcagtcagttgagcatccgacttcagctcaggtcacgatctcacggtccgtgagttcaagccccgcgtcgggctctgggctgatggctcagagcctggagcctctttccgattctgtgtctccctctctctctgcccctcccccgttcatgctctgtctctctcggtctcaaaaataaataaaacgttaaaaaaaaattaaaaaaaaaaaaaagatgtgaaaggAGAAATTTATCCTGGAATATCTGATTGGGTCTTAAATGCAATCACATTTATCCTGATGAGAGGCAGGAGTTCTGAGAcagagaagaccatgtgaagacagagcagGAAGCGCTGAGGCCACAAGATGAGACTgacaaccaccagaagctggaagaggcaaggaagggacTCCACCCTCGGGCCTCCAGAGGGGGCTCAACACCTTGACTGCAGACTTTTGGCCTACAGAGTTGTAAGAATAAATTCCTATTGTTTGaaaaccactaagtttgtggtaatttgttccaggagccacaggaaactaatacacaggggaaataaaatttttaaaaatcataaactcGATATATATAAAACCAATTCCTGATCCAAAAAGAATTGTGCTCCAAGTAACCCAAAGAATGCCTAAAACCTTTAATCCCTCATTTCAAAGGGTAAATTGAAGCAATCAGGGAATGTAATTTTCCTCCCAAAATACTGGCAGATCCAGGAAGACAAACTCAGCGAGGTCTAGTATTTACATAGCTGCTAACAAGAACAGTGTAGGTTTTTCCCCAAACATGTTAGCTGGTAGAGCTCCTGGACAGACTAAACATAGGCACCAGTTGTCACTGTGGGTGTTCTGCCAACACAAGTGTAAAGTTGTCATCAGAAATGAATATGTGGCTTCGAGTAGCTTACAGAAATCCAACAAAGCTGTATCTTGGACTCTGCACAAGCCAACTCTTCTCAGGATGACCTGGACTCTTTCCCATTAGTACAATGATCAGTTAAAGGCATCCTTTataaggaggaaaggaaaatcaaagttATGTCAGGGAAAAAAGATAATTGCCCAGAGTCCAAGTTCATGAATAACAATGTGTAAATAGCAGCCATACTAAGTCAGTTACAAGTGATAGCTCACATTGTAATTCACTACTCTTAAAATCAATATCCACAGCACAGAGCTTTAAGCCCAATTTCATGTAaggcaaatggaaataaaaatagactgagcaaaagaacaaggaaaggaaagagatgcTTTACCGAGAATTATTAAATGGGCTATTCCAGTAAGATATATAAATCGTGCTTTGTGGTTAAATTatataacttaaataaaaaatactaatataaTCTTCCTCAGAAATCTTTGTATCCTATAtgccttttctcttctccagagCCACTATCAAGGGGTCTGAAAACCACCAAAACTTTCCTAGACATATTAAAATCCAGTCACTGCAGAggcatgttctttctttcttttttgccccAACCATCACCCCGCTCACCTACTATCCAGATCGCTTTCTTTGTATTGGTTTTCAGACAGACCAGTGAAGAtgtattattttccctttcaggTTTGGTGGCAATAGTATACCCCTAAGTTCTAAGCATAACCACTTGAAACTTAATTTTTGTAACATAAGCTAAACATCTTGTTTTATTAACACACCGGTACAAATGAACAACCAGACCAGGTTCTCTGATGGCAAGAAATAAGCCTAAACTTAAGATTTTCAATCTGATAGTCTCCgaatttcaatgaaaaattacCCACCAGAGAGAGAAATGTTCATCAGACCTATTAACTGACATTGTAAGAGAATTCACAAAAAAGCAATTTGTACTTGCATACCACAGTAAACCAAGAAGCCTGTATTCAAATCCTGAaatctttcaaattaaaatatatcactaaaatCGTCAAATAACGGACcacaggttaatttgtttataaatCCAAGCAGCTCAGGCTGGAGATAGAAGGAATCCATTCAGAGTAATGTAAGAAGCATGATTTGGTTCTCTTTCTTCAGAtcagctttttttccccaaactgtgAGTTTAGGGCCATGAAATCAGCAGAAACTGACCTGtatttctaagaaaatgaaatcgTGTACTGCAGATGAGAAAATACCAAAGTGCTTTGCACGTGTATTTATATAGTAAAGCCTATTTCAATATGTGTACAGGGTCAGGGTAAAACTCTCTGATCCAAAAGAATTCAGTAAAGGAAAGAGGTTTAAAGCAGGCAAAAAATCTAAGAAGCATCTAACACAAGGTCCACCTTcttacaaaaaatatttgctaatattttaggAAGCCAAACAAACACTGGATGCAATCGTGTTTAAACTTCAAGAAATggtaaaaatttaatgaaattgtccttttatccaatggaacaaagatcACTCTACATATGAAGAGATATCCATTAGGATTTAGTGATCCATTCCCCAAAGACTACTTTCTAAACACTTTACCGGTCTTCTTCGTCTAATTtccaattattaaaatgaaagatttgaCAAAAATTTCAGcatctatcattttatttatttttatttgttaaagtaatctctacacccaagttGGGGCTGGAACCTATGATCCTGAGATCAATAGTCACATGTTCCTCCACTGAGCCAGTCCCAGCTCCCAGCATATCATTTTAAatcaacgtgttttttttttttcttttaagtttctttattttttagtaatctctacacccaatttggggctcaaagtcacgaccCTAAGATCAGGAGCATATGCTCCTCCAACCAaatcagccaggcacccctaaatcaaaGGTTTTCAACTGAGGAAGATTTTGcatcaccaccaacaacaacCCCAGGACATCTGGCAATGTGTAGAGACATTTTGATAGTCACAAATGGAGGTGACGGATGAGGTGAGATGCATTTGTTGGCTCAAAATGTCAACATGCTGAGGTCAAGAAACCCTGTAATAGATCAAGATGGTATTCCTTTTAAACCTAAATAGAGATAGATAACCTTAATCTGTATCTTTCTTTATAAACTAAGCAGAAAAAAGTGCATAATTAGCATACCTACAGTTTACAaccaaatatgaaataaatttgtCTTCTTGCCAAGTGTCAGAGATTCTCTCCTCTGGGCAGCTAAACTTTCTTTTGTACAATGTCACAAAGGTCTCTAATCAGAAGCATACTTCATATGTAGTTGAACTTATTAACAGTTCTTCTATTAACCTTAAATACATCAGTGAACAACAACAGAGCAATTTAGATTCTTATATGGCCATTATGTAATGAAAATGTCACTATTTTACTGAAACATCTTCAAATCAGCTGACTGGGCATTACCAACAGGTGATTACAGCTcctataaaataagtattttgaaggaaatataaTCAAAAGGCAATGGAATAATCCAGGTGATGGATGAGTCCTGTCTCTAACACCCTAAATATCCCCCTTGTTAAGCAACTTCCTTATCAAAATCCAGACAtcctcaaaggaaaagaagaaagagagctTAGAAACTCTTTAGTGGTGTAAAGAAAGATCTACATGGGGGGGAAGGCGTCAGAGACAAAGATAAAGGCACTGAGACATGAATAATGCTTGTAAGGCGCTTAGTTTAGCCTCTCTAGTAGGTACTAAGTAGTCAAATAAAAGttacctttttaatatttgtatttttatactgAGGATCACCTTAGTTCTTAGGGGAAAAACAACTCTATCGAGGTGTAAGGATAAAAGAGGCTGTGAGAAGCCCGTGATTATGACTGGAAACACAAAAGTTGACTTTTTAATCTAATCTTTATTTAATCACAAATTACGATCCCTGAAAAGGCTTAAACAGCAGACACCAACCTGCCTAGATCCCACTCTGTCTATAGAGGAAACACACTTCGGTATGTAGCCTTCCAAAACTTTTTCTATGGATTTACAAATACCCATTTGTCCGTGGAAAGGTGCTTCACGATGCAGATTTTTCTCGGGTGCCTTTCCACGACAGTATAGATTTATCCTACTGGTTCTAACATTTCAAGTCAGTCTTCCTAAAGAAGCGAGGTCCCAAAGACCTACCTTGCTCCCCTCAAAACCAGAAGTGTTGGGACAGAACTTATAGTTTCCCTACAAGAAAGGTGTATGGGACGGAGGCCTAAAGGATTCGTTAGAGAAGTCACAGTGGATAAAATATGCGCTGCCGCGCCATCACAGGCATTGAATCCCCTTCTTCACAACCTCTAACGTTAAGACCTCCCTCTTCTGGACCGCTGATTGGACGACCTGCCCGAGCGCTTCCCGTAGGCTACCCGTCTACTGGCTCCAAATTTGGTCCATCCATTTAACCGCCCGACTGCCGCATTCCCCATTGGAGTCAATCCGCTGCCTCTTGGATGAGCCCAACCTACCGCGCGCTCCGTGCTCATTGGCTCAGGGAGCCGCTGCTCAGGAGCGGGAAACCCGCCTCCCACATTCCGATGGCCCAAGGACCGATCAGTCGGCAGCTAAGGGCGGACCCAATTGGCCTAAACACAAGCCAGTCAAGCCCTCCGGCTGCACAGCGCCACAGAACTTACAGGAATAAAACATCCCGCCCCTGTTCTTCCATTGGTTGGCCGGACCCACCGCTCCCCCTTCACGAGCCCCCACCCCGCGGTCCATTCATTTCACACAATAACGGGCCCAATTGGAGTCAGTTCAAGACCTCGTATGGGTAGGCAAGACTATCCGTCACTTACCCGGAATCGACACCGATCACTCACGCAAACGTCTTCCCTGTTCCTCTGTGGTGAGGCAGGACCACAAGACAGTGCCGCCGCCGCCTTCTGCGCAACGCCAACCGCCCGCCAAAACGGATCCTTCCCTGCGCCTGCGCGACCAATCCTGGGACCGTACCCTTTCTCCGCCCATTACGCCTGCGCAAAACGAGGCACAACTCCCGCCACTACGCAAGCGCTGTAGATTCGCCGCCGTCTCCCGCCCGCCATTTCACGTGTTCCAAGCGCCCAGCGGAACTTCTTAATGCGCTTGCGTAAGCTCGCCATTTTACTACACATGCGCTTAGTGGGCGGTCgttgcaaaaaaagaaagaaaacagtcacCTCATAACTTCTTTCCTAATACATAGTATTAATCATGTTTTGCCAAGTGAATTGAGCGTAATTTCGGGGCGCGAAGgactgaaaaattatttaaataccttAGATACATTCAAATATGAATGATTGGTTGGCGAGCCAATCACACTGGCTAAGAGTAATATTGTTCAGGAACCAATGAACACTAAGGGGTGGAGACTGCGTAGAACGCCCAAACGGATGACGTTACACAGCAATGCGGCACTACAGACCAATAGCAGGGGGGCAGCTACTGCAAATATCCAATCAGAGACACTCAGGGGCGGAGTCTACCAATGCCTAAAGCGAGGAGGCGGGATAAAAAAGCGAGGCCGAAGGTAGGCTGGCAGATACGTTCGTTAGATTACTCCTTTCTGCCCGTGGACGCCGTCGAGTAAGCATCGTGAAAGTCTCCCCTCCCACCGCCGTCATGTCGAAGTCAGAGGTGAGTAACACGCTCTCTTCGGCCTAATTTTCTTTCTCGCCGTTACTGAATTCGGTAGGATGTGGTTTGGTTTGGCTGCTTGCGCCAGCTCTGGCTCGGCATTTCTTCCGTTGCTGCCAAGGGCCTACCCCTCCCAAAGTTCGGGTCGCCATTTTGTCCTCGTCGTCGCCATGAGGCCGCCGTCTTGCAACACTTGGTTTTCACTCCGGGCTTGTTCCTCCTGGCAAACCCTTATGCATATTCgattgttttgtttcgttttattttttcaccttgTATCAGGGGACGATTTTCTTAAGGAGCAGAGGTAGTTCCTTATTGGCTCTGTATTCTTCCAGCTCCGTCCTTTTGTTGCGCGTGCGTCGGAGGGAGAGTTGGGACGCATGCGCTCGGGGCTTCCCAGCCCCCAACATATCGTCTCCCCTAATGGGGAGAAGCACGTGGCTTGCGGCGACCCAAAGGAACAATAAGTGCTATGTATCATTGTCGTGTAGCTTTGCTTCTAACTGGAAGCTTTTTTGTGTTGTAACCCCCCCCCacgtaatgattttttttccccgacTCCTAGTCTCCCAAAGAGCCTGAACAGCTGCGGAAGCTTTTCATTGGAGGTTTGAGCTTTGAAACAACCGATGAGAGTCTGAGGAGCCATTTTGAGCAATGGGGAACGCTTACGGACTGTGTGGTAAGACTTAGAAGAGACAAAAGGCCAGTAGGACTAGTTTATTTCTTTGGATTATCTTGTGATTACTTGTGAAGATTGTTAACGGGATTATAGTTGAAAATAACCTGGCAAGGGAAGGTGTGGCTTTAGCTGATTAGAGGCTCCCTTGTTAATTTAGTGGGAAACTGAAGGGCCTTGTGTTTACTCATGGTAGAAATGACAGTAGTCTCTGGGGTTTTATTATGTAGTAAATTTTATTAACGTTTCAGGTAATGAGAGATCCAAACACCAAGCGCTCCAGAGGCTTTGGGTTTGTCACTTATGCCACTGTGGAAGAGGTGGATGCAGCCATGAATGCAAGGCCACACAAGGTGGATGGAAGAGTTGTGGAACCAAAGAGGGCTGTCTCGAGAGAAGTGAGTGATCTAGTTCTTTTCTCGGTTATTTAAAAGTGTGCTACTAAGCGGACTTTGCGTTTGGGGATGTTAAACTTCTTAATGATCTTGATTAAGGATAGTTTTATTGGGAAGTAAATTAATTGGGCTTTCTCATTAGGATTCTCAAAGACCTGGTGCCCACTTAACTGTGAAAAAGATTTTTGTCGGTggcattaaagaagacactgaagaacATCATCTAAGAGATTATTTTGAACAGTATGGGAAAATTGAAGTGATTGAAATCATGACTGACCGAGGCAGTGGCAAAAAGAGAGGCTTTGCTTTTGTGACCTTTGATGACCATGACTCTGTAGACAAGATTGTCAGTAAGTCTCCGGGGCATGCAACTCGCTAAGTTTCTGAAACCCGTGCTGTATTCTAGTCTTTGAGATTGTgttctctttgaaattttttttagttcaaaAATACCATACTGTGAACGGCCACAACTGTGAAGTAAGGAAAGCTTTATCTAAGCAAGAGATGGCTAGTGCTTCTTCCAGCCAAAGAGGTGAGTTTGTTTAATTAGATCTTACAGGCAACGAAGTCATTCGAATCTGTAGGTTTAACACTTCAAACTTCTCTTTCAAGGTCGAAGTGGTTCTGGGAACTTCGGTGGTGGTCGTGGAGGTGGTTTTGGTGGGAATGACAATTTTGGCCGTGGAGGAAACTTCAGTGGGCGAGGTACGTATGGTTATATATAGTTTGCTGAAAATTAATAGTAAGCTTGTCATTTGACAATCCCCAGATAACTTGTCCACTTGCAACCTATGGTGGATGTACCTATGGGTCAGCTTTTCCAAAGTTAATTTTTATCCAGGTGTTGTGGCTTCTTACTGGAGGGTTAAGTCTTCAGTATAGAAATCATTTTTGTGACCCAGGGGGGGTTTCAGAAAACTTGAATTTAGGAAGGGTATAATTTGTATGCAGCCAATACACCTCAGAAAGTGGTTAAAACTCTACTTTTTTCCAGGTGGCTTTGGCGGCAGTCGAGGTGGTGGTGGATatggtggcagtggggatggcTATAACGGATTTGGTAACGATGGTAAGTTTATCTTGGGTACGTAGGTGAAAAGTTTGTTTTGGAATCTCTAGAGTAGGGTAGTAGAGCTAAAGTAGTGCATGACCAGCTCAGCTCTGACCGTAACCGCATGCTGTGAGCAGGCTTTTAGGTGTTACACTTGCACAGGTTTTGATTGTTGAATACTTTTGTCTTATTGAGAAGAATTGTATTCTTGTAGGTGGTTATGGAGGAGGCGGCCCTGGTTACtctggaggaagcagaggctaTGGAAGTGGTGGACAGGGTTATGGAAACCAGGGCAGTGGCTATGGCGGGAGTGGCAGCTATGACAGCTATAACAACGGAGGAGGCGGAGGCGGCTTTGGCGGTGGTAGTGGTAGGTATCCAGTGATCCAAGTACTTGGTGCAATAGTTAGATTAGCTCTTTAGAGTTTATGGTCATAAGGGGATTTGATGCTCTTAAAAA
The genomic region above belongs to Prionailurus bengalensis isolate Pbe53 chromosome B4, Fcat_Pben_1.1_paternal_pri, whole genome shotgun sequence and contains:
- the HNRNPA1 gene encoding heterogeneous nuclear ribonucleoprotein A1 yields the protein MSKSESPKEPEQLRKLFIGGLSFETTDESLRSHFEQWGTLTDCVVMRDPNTKRSRGFGFVTYATVEEVDAAMNARPHKVDGRVVEPKRAVSREDSQRPGAHLTVKKIFVGGIKEDTEEHHLRDYFEQYGKIEVIEIMTDRGSGKKRGFAFVTFDDHDSVDKIVIQKYHTVNGHNCEVRKALSKQEMASASSSQRGRSGSGNFGGGRGGGFGGNDNFGRGGNFSGRGGFGGSRGGGGYGGSGDGYNGFGNDGGYGGGGPGYSGGSRGYGSGGQGYGNQGSGYGGSGSYDSYNNGGGGGGFGGGSGSNFGGGGSYNDFGNYNNQSSNFGPMKGGNFGGRSSGPYGGGGQYFAKPRNQGGYGGSSSSSSYGSGRRF